CACGTGATCCTTAAGGGGCCGACCCGCATTGGCAAATACAATCGCATCTACCAGTTTTCCTCGGTAGGCGAAGACACCCCGGACATGAAGTACAAGGGTGAAGAGACACGCCTGGTCATTGGTGACCACAACATCATCCGTGAAGGCGTGACCATTCACCGTGGCACTGTGCAGGACCGCGCCGAGACCACGCTGGGTGATCACAACCTGGTGATGGCCTATGCGCATATCGGCCACGACAGCGTGATTGGCAACCATTGCATTCTGGTCAACAACACCGCGTTGGCCGGGCATGTGCATGTGGATGACTGGGCAATCCTGTCCGGTTTTACCCTGGTGCATCAATATTGCCATATCGGCGCCCACAGCTTTTCCGGCATGGGCACCGCCATCGGCAAGGATGTCCCTGCGTTCGTCACGGTGTTCGGCAACCCTGCCGAAGCCCGCAGCATGAATTTCGAAGGCATGCGCCGTCGCGGTTTCAGCGACGACGCAATCCAGGCCCTGCGCCGCGCTTACAAGACGGTTTACCGTCAAGGGCTGACGGTTGAGCAGGCCCTGATCGAACTGGCCGAGCCGGCAGTGACGTTCCCGGAAGTCGCGGTGTTTCGTGACTCGATCCAGGCGTCGACTCGCGGTATTACCCGCTGATCATGGCCAAGTTGCGTATCGCATTAGTTGCCGGGGAAGCTTCCGGCGATATTCTCGGCGCCGGTTTGATGCGGGCGCTGAAAGTCCAGCACCCGGCAATCGAATTTATCGGCGTCGGCGGCCCGTTGATGCAGGCCGAGGGTCTCACCTCCTACTTTCCAATGGAGCGCCTGTCGGTCATGGGGTTGGTTGAAGTGCTGGGGCGCCTGCGTGAATTACTCGCTCGACGCAAGCTACTGATCAAGACGCTGATTGACGAAAGGCCCGATGTTTTTATCGGTATCGATGCCCCGGATTTCACCCTCAACATTGAACTCAAGCTGCGTCAGGCCGGGATCAGGACCGTGCACTATGTCAGCCCGTCCGTATGGGCGTGGCGGCAAAAGCGTGTACTGAAGATTCGCGAAGGCTGCGACTTGATGCTGACCCTGCTGCCCTTCGAGGCCAGGTTCTACGAAGAGAGGGGCGTGCCGGTGCGGTTCGTCGGCCATACCCTGGCCGATGCCATTCCTTTGCAGGCTGACCGTGATGCGGCGCGTACCGAGCTGGGGTTGGCTACTGGCCCGCTGGTCGCGTTGATGCCGGGTAGCCGAGGGGGTGAGGTCGGGCGACTGGGCGGCCTGTTTTTTGATGCCGCCGAACGTCTGCAAGCACTCAAGCCAGGCATTCGCTTTGTGCTGCCGTGCGCCAGCCCGCAGCGGCGCGCGCAAATTGAAACACTGCTCGAGGGGCGCAACCTGCCGTTGACCCTGCTCGACGGTCAGTCGCACCTGGCCCTGGCTGCTTGCGATGCCGTATTGATCGCGTCGGGCACTGCAACTCTGGAAGCCCTGTTGTACAAGCGTCCAATGGTCGTGGCCTATCGTCTGGCGCCGCTGACCTTCTGGATTCTCAAAAAGATGGTCAAGAGCCCGTATATTTCCTTGCCCAATCTGCTGGCCCAGCGGTTGTTGGTACCGGAGTTGTTGCAGGACGATGCGACCCCTGAAGCCCTTGCGCAAACTCTACTACCCTTGATTGATGGCGGCGAAGAGCAGACCCGTGGTTTCGACGATATTCACCGCACCTTGCGCCGTGATGCCTCGAACCAGGCGGCGGATGCGGTGCTGAACCTGATCGGCCATAAACAGGAAGCCTTATGAGCACGCAGATGGGCCTGGATTTCAGCCTGGTTGCACAGGCCCACGAGCTGGTGGCGGGTGTCGACGAAGTCGGGCGCGGCCCGTTGTGCGGCGCAGTCGTGACGGCGGCGGTGATCCTCGACCCGAGCCGTCCGATCCTGGGCCTTAATGATTCGAAAAAACTCACTGAGGCCCGTCGTGAAAAGCTCTATGACGAA
This genomic stretch from Pseudomonas orientalis harbors:
- the lpxA gene encoding acyl-ACP--UDP-N-acetylglucosamine O-acyltransferase, which codes for MSLIDPRAIIDPSAVLAADVEVGPWSIVGAGVEIGEGTVIGPHVILKGPTRIGKYNRIYQFSSVGEDTPDMKYKGEETRLVIGDHNIIREGVTIHRGTVQDRAETTLGDHNLVMAYAHIGHDSVIGNHCILVNNTALAGHVHVDDWAILSGFTLVHQYCHIGAHSFSGMGTAIGKDVPAFVTVFGNPAEARSMNFEGMRRRGFSDDAIQALRRAYKTVYRQGLTVEQALIELAEPAVTFPEVAVFRDSIQASTRGITR
- the lpxB gene encoding lipid-A-disaccharide synthase, giving the protein MAKLRIALVAGEASGDILGAGLMRALKVQHPAIEFIGVGGPLMQAEGLTSYFPMERLSVMGLVEVLGRLRELLARRKLLIKTLIDERPDVFIGIDAPDFTLNIELKLRQAGIRTVHYVSPSVWAWRQKRVLKIREGCDLMLTLLPFEARFYEERGVPVRFVGHTLADAIPLQADRDAARTELGLATGPLVALMPGSRGGEVGRLGGLFFDAAERLQALKPGIRFVLPCASPQRRAQIETLLEGRNLPLTLLDGQSHLALAACDAVLIASGTATLEALLYKRPMVVAYRLAPLTFWILKKMVKSPYISLPNLLAQRLLVPELLQDDATPEALAQTLLPLIDGGEEQTRGFDDIHRTLRRDASNQAADAVLNLIGHKQEAL